A region of the Lucilia cuprina isolate Lc7/37 chromosome X, ASM2204524v1, whole genome shotgun sequence genome:
AAATATTAGTGTCAAAtagaaactttatttttgtattaataaacattttaaggatcaacaattttacaacttttttttgcaaaaataaaaaatattcacattttactctgatttgaaaaaaaaaaatatacgaaaaaaggcttttatttttctaaccGACTGAGATAATAActtcaaatgatataccatattaaagttcaATCCTAATGATGcataatgactgtcatagcataaaaactgtcaaagttattcacaacaacaaatcgaacctcaaattaccttaccgcctttttaaacctggaaaataattctatcgatttatccaattggccattttctaaaaatacattatgccataaactatataccaaaacaaattgcaattttaatgctttaaaatggtgcataaacgactgtcctagcacgaaaacttccaaacttaattgcaaccatatcggaacctcagattaccgcgtttattaaacatagaacaataattctaccgatctatcaaattgaccaatttgtaaaaacacacattatgctacaaatgatataccatattaaagtgcaatcatatgcTTTAAAATTACTGTCATAGAgtgaaaattgtcaatgttatttgcagccatatcggaacctcaaattaccgcgtttttaaagctgagaaaataattctaacgatctatccaattggccattttctaaaaatatattatgcaacaaattatataccaaaacaaattgcaattttaatgctttaaaatggtgcattaaCGACtatcgtagcacgaaaactgccaaattaattgcagccatatcggaaccttagatTACTGCGTTCGATAAATAGAACAATAATCTACtacgatctatcaaattgaccaatttgtaaaaacttacattatgctacaaatgatataccatattaaagtgcaatccttttgctttaaaatgatggataaatgactgtcatagtatgaaaactgtcaatgttatttgcaaccatatcggaacatcgACAGTCAAACCATTATCGCCAAAATGAAAAACACGTTCGTTACATTGTTTTAacacattaaattttatatgctctatttatttgcttttttataaccaccatcaaaaaagggcgtatattgtttttgtcattccgtttgtaccACATCGAAATATTAATCGTAGACCCACaagagtatatatattctgggtacTTTTTAGATTTCAAGACGATCTAGCAATATCtgtcgtctgtctgttgaaagctacagagttgaaaatttcaacatatatttcttataggtcAAACCTTACCTTTAGGCAATATCTATATTTAAAATAGGCAATATCGGTCAACGTTTTTGCATAGACCCATATGCATGGCCCCCGAGTCATATCGATATAAGTATGTTTCTTACGAGTAAAAATCTATTTACCTAATTTTATGAAGATaaatccataattaaccctCACTATTAGCTGAAAAGTACGTGTATAGCACTAAAGTTCGACATAAGTTGGACTTTTTGTGAATATGTCTTCActacacactttattttgacgtatttgataaaaaatggaaaaagtgttttcgaaggatattgcaaaatataatgctttttagcatgtagtggCATCAAATTCATGTAGCATGTAGTAATTTACGTATTTCTTACTTTccgattaataaataaaattatataaaattgttcttgtctttaaatatgaaataagcTACAGATTTTGCATTACctataaatgtatatgttttgttttacttttgtaGGAAACTAAAAGGCCTTCAAAGGAAATGCAAGTAACAATTGCGCGACAACTTGGACTAGAACCAACAACTGTGGGTAACTTTTTTATGAATGCAAGACGTCGTTCAATGGATAAGTGGCGGGATGATGACGGAAATAGCAATATATCTGGACATAATGGTGGAAAAAACTCATCATATCAATCAAATTCTAGCAGCAATAACCATAATCAGAGCCTTCAAAATCACTCCGGCCACCATAGCAATTCTAACAATGGCAGTCAGCAATATATTAACAATAGTCGCAACAATATTGGCAATTTACACTTACAACTTTCTTCttctcatcatcatcaccattcaTCATCACTTGATTTAGATGATGATGGAGATATGGATCTGGATTTGGTACACGATGATTTCGAACTAAGCGACAACAATATCGATGACAGTCAACACCAGAAAGATGACATGTTGTGACATAATACAGACTCCAAACAGATTATAAAAACCGAGTTCGACTTTGAGGAGCTGCAATCACAACCAAATGAGCTAGAATACAAAAGTGTCCTTAAAACAAATCACAACTGTAACAGTAATAATAAACATGTGGTGAATGATTCAACGGTTAAACTTAAATTAGATTTGTTAGATAACGATTCTAACAACACAATTAACTCATTCATTTCCCCCTGCGTTTCGATTAACTACGATGGTAAAGAGCATCAATCCATTACAGATGATCTCATACAAGAAGAGTTTGAAGGCCAAGAGGAGACCGATCAAATCATACAATCCAAAAAGGGGATAGTCTTTGTGCGGAAAATTCCCTCAAATCTCCTACAAACCgttaaagacaatttttctagTTATGAGACTACACTAACATCGATTGAGGATGTTGACAGCGGTCAAGGTGTTGATCAACGTTCAGAAACAACTGTCATTAATGATCAGGCAAGACCTCTGTCCATTGTCAAAACACTCGTTGTCCAACAGAAACAACGACCAATTCAATATACATCATGTCCATCATCCGTGTCACCAATTTCATCCTTATCATTATCGCAACCGGATGAGAACAAAAACAGCATTTTACTGTTGAAAGCCCCAGCAGCGTACGTGTCTTTGACGGCAGCAAtgaagcagcaacagcagcaacaacaacagcaacaaatacaaacacagCAAGCACACCATCATCATACGGATCAGAGAGCAGGCCAGCAGGCAGCCGattatcatcatcaacagcacGATCAAAGAAAAGTTTTGACTAAACTCTTTCTACCCAATAAAATTCATGTCAAACCCATGCAAAATCAAAAGCAGTTACAGCTTACAAACCTTGCTAATGAATCCACATCGTTTATTGGCATTAAAAATGGCTCCCAAAATGTTACTAGTAGAATTAAAGTATTGAATATGCGTAAACGATTTACTACGACGCCCACTATAAATCACTAAAACATCCATCCTCTAAACGATATATAACGATTAAAAAGGTAGGAGACGATCTTAAACGGAACAGTTATTTGTTGTGTGGTTGGATTTGATTTAATTGCAACATTAAATCCAAGGAGGTTTCTAGAAACTTACTCCAGCAACTTTATATAAAGCTAATGATtaattattacatacatactttccagaaaaaaataattatttaattggttttatttattaaattctctTTATTAATCCATtactaattatgtttaatttttaaaattttttaatgaattttggcGATCTATAATTAAAATCAGTGGTCGGCACAAAGAGAACatcaaaaattcgtatattatTTGGCATGGTAAATAAactcattattatatttttaacgcACTTCGTGCTgagtaaatgtatatatatagtttCGATACTATGTGAGCCAACCAccgattaaattgaaaaaaaagatgttgaaatgtttaagaatttttcattaaaaaggaaaacaaaatcaGAAACTGAAAATATATGAGAGTGGGTTTTAATTGTCACTACTATAATTAATTAAGTTTAcagtatagaaaaataaaagttgCCTGGTGATGCtcagatatttattttttccatatgTTTGTGTTAAAAGATTTGTATTGTATATTctgtgttaaaaatataataaagaataaaaacccatgatatcaaatataaaatattgaaaaatctaattttaagtATCaccaatatattaaattaagtagtgaaatacatatttatttatagaaaaaataaaataagaaacaaacgAAAACCAGCGCTTAgtgagacaatttttttttaatttttgtagtaATAATTTTTCATCCTTAATAAGTGTCAGTGACTTCAATTAAGTGCAATCTTCAGAAAATAATCGATTTTCTTTAGCTTCGGCATAAAGTCTTagtattctttaaatatataattttacacaTCCAAAAGACAATAATTCGAgactagaaaaataaaaacgtttaaaagATAGTAATTTCGGCTTGAAGGTATCACAATAAATAACACACTATTTCTTATGGATTCACCACACTTTTACTTTTTAGTATCTGTGCACATTTGTTTGGGGTTCCTATTAATTTTGCTGTATCTACGA
Encoded here:
- the LOC111687562 gene encoding nuclear transcription factor Y subunit beta-like, whose protein sequence is MNLLDNDSNNTINSFISPCVSINYDGKEHQSITDDLIQEEFEGQEETDQIIQSKKGIVFVRKIPSNLLQTVKDNFSSYETTLTSIEDVDSGQGVDQRSETTVINDQARPLSIVKTLVVQQKQRPIQYTSCPSSVSPISSLSLSQPDENKNSILLLKAPAAYVSLTAAMKQQQQQQQQQQIQTQQAHHHHTDQRAGQQAADYHHQQHDQRKVLTKLFLPNKIHVKPMQNQKQLQLTNLANESTSFIGIKNGSQNVTSRIKVLNMRKRFTTTPTINH